In one Hallerella porci genomic region, the following are encoded:
- a CDS encoding P-II family nitrogen regulator encodes MKLIIAYIQPDKLNAVKQELYKEEIYKISVTNALGCGHQGGYTETYRNVLNEVNLLKKVRIEIAVTEPYVEKTVNAIIRAAKTNQIGDGKIFIIPIEDTIRIRTEERGEVAIG; translated from the coding sequence ATGAAGTTGATTATTGCATACATTCAACCCGATAAGCTGAATGCGGTGAAGCAGGAACTTTACAAAGAAGAAATCTACAAGATTTCAGTAACGAATGCCCTCGGCTGCGGTCATCAGGGCGGTTACACCGAAACGTATCGTAACGTTTTGAACGAAGTCAACCTGTTAAAGAAAGTTCGGATTGAAATTGCGGTCACGGAACCCTATGTGGAAAAGACTGTGAATGCAATCATCCGGGCAGCGAAAACGAATCAGATCGGCGATGGAAAAATTTTCATCATCCCGATTGAAGATACGATTCGCATTCGCACCGAAGAACGTGGCGAAGTTGCTATCGGTTAA
- a CDS encoding transglycosylase domain-containing protein, whose product MKKLLKTLLKIAVAAVIVGLLCLIPAYLIVFKYMPKQDPDGIFNREYILSELSGESRVYYRDGERLLGSFFDVNHRIYVPFGEIPENIVNALVAAEDAAFFQHGGFDFSGFTRAMVNNIRAGRMQQGGSTLTQQTVKNIYGREERSIKAKWKELINALRMENFFTKEEILEFYLNQFHVSGTGKGVAIAAQYFFNKDLKDLTLAECAFIAGSVKGPFNYDPFIQRTKERRDRAIKRGQERLRYVLGRMVSEEYISQEQMDSALAKPLEFNHGNFRFSLSTQLSRLEEKFDSEFYQELFEKEGISDWRKAQLQIVTTVDADYQMAAKRAVQNNISNLQVKLGGFALPKSDQPNRAAFARTGDYLYGAVDSVLYDAKGNLSDIYLSFGQLQGHVNQESLQSLATQMNADIKKVLAPRLGKGSVLLVSVKDSVKVNGAVPCAIETEPVLQGALVALQNGAVVASQAGFHNTGYDRSFKAKRQLGSSWKPLLFGAALNYHWHYLDELENDFNLFQYENEFYFPRPDHKNKGETVSILWAAVRSENIASIWLLDHLLDKLSDEEFAGVAGENGFLKREDETFDDYRKRLRDKFGLYLNETAKQEIEFSKAQKKLVDQFLYENRPAAARALRNMFYGRNVESGKKKYRKLDKNYFAEFDHNFLRYLSILKARDLQATNPELANASEALADEEIYPNLNLSDIRRLNGLMEIPREDTDYSSAEELRYWPDFKRTVAMAAFAKFAGEIGIHGKLREVMSMPLGVNEIPLSDMTIAYQTLLTGKIYKCADGEWNEPCLVQKILNRDGREIFTNTIEEKKILSDTVTEQMAVMLHSVFQYGTARSQYDKIKMQADSGKTSLIFPAFGKTGTTNDYKNVAFLGAIPTFVPTKNGFGLDSVIAIGSYVGFDDNRPLKSGRTRIAGSSGGLPQWADFAKAVIATRKENLRVDFLDISMLAKGKIPLRLETERGEIQVNPMTGLPVYAASETVRNIPLLDVPGYTSPAQMETAAASAANTGIVTSLSMPAFAPDSSAFAPILPSKKIEDDFELPADFTGDNAFVPIEPGEGL is encoded by the coding sequence ATGAAGAAATTGCTAAAAACGCTTTTAAAGATCGCAGTCGCTGCCGTTATCGTAGGGCTGCTTTGCCTGATTCCCGCTTATTTGATTGTCTTCAAATACATGCCGAAGCAAGATCCCGACGGCATTTTTAATCGCGAATATATCCTTTCGGAACTTTCTGGCGAATCGCGGGTTTATTACCGCGACGGCGAACGCCTTCTCGGCTCATTCTTCGATGTCAATCACCGCATTTATGTGCCCTTTGGCGAAATCCCTGAGAACATTGTAAACGCTCTCGTCGCCGCCGAAGATGCAGCATTTTTTCAACACGGCGGTTTTGATTTTTCTGGCTTTACGCGAGCGATGGTTAACAATATCCGCGCGGGCAGAATGCAACAAGGCGGTTCTACTTTAACGCAACAAACCGTCAAAAATATTTACGGGCGCGAAGAGCGCAGCATCAAAGCAAAATGGAAAGAATTGATCAATGCGCTTCGCATGGAAAATTTCTTTACCAAAGAAGAAATTCTCGAATTTTATTTGAATCAATTTCACGTTTCGGGAACGGGCAAAGGCGTTGCCATCGCCGCGCAATATTTCTTCAACAAAGACCTCAAAGATTTAACTCTCGCCGAATGTGCGTTCATCGCGGGCTCGGTCAAAGGCCCATTCAACTATGACCCGTTTATTCAGCGGACAAAAGAACGTCGCGACCGCGCCATTAAACGCGGACAAGAACGGTTGCGTTATGTCCTCGGACGCATGGTTTCCGAAGAATATATTTCGCAAGAGCAAATGGATTCGGCATTAGCAAAACCGCTAGAATTTAATCACGGCAATTTCCGCTTTTCTCTTTCGACGCAACTTTCTCGCTTAGAAGAAAAATTCGATTCGGAATTTTATCAAGAACTTTTTGAAAAAGAAGGCATCTCGGATTGGCGCAAAGCGCAGCTGCAAATTGTGACGACCGTCGATGCGGATTATCAAATGGCAGCAAAACGCGCCGTGCAAAATAACATTTCCAATTTGCAAGTGAAACTCGGCGGCTTCGCTCTCCCCAAATCAGATCAGCCGAACCGCGCCGCCTTTGCGCGGACGGGCGATTATCTTTACGGCGCTGTGGATTCTGTTCTCTACGATGCCAAAGGAAATCTCTCGGACATTTATCTTTCCTTCGGGCAGTTGCAAGGCCACGTGAATCAAGAATCGCTACAAAGTTTAGCGACGCAGATGAACGCCGACATCAAAAAAGTTTTAGCGCCGCGTCTCGGCAAAGGCTCCGTTCTTCTCGTAAGCGTCAAAGATTCGGTAAAAGTTAACGGTGCCGTTCCTTGCGCCATTGAAACGGAACCGGTTTTACAAGGCGCATTAGTTGCGCTTCAAAATGGCGCTGTCGTCGCAAGCCAAGCGGGATTTCACAATACGGGCTACGACCGTTCTTTCAAAGCGAAACGCCAACTGGGCTCGAGCTGGAAACCGCTCCTTTTCGGGGCTGCGCTCAATTATCATTGGCATTATTTAGATGAACTCGAAAACGATTTCAATTTATTCCAATACGAAAATGAATTTTATTTCCCTCGTCCGGATCACAAAAATAAAGGCGAAACCGTGAGCATTTTATGGGCAGCGGTGCGCTCCGAAAATATCGCGAGCATTTGGCTTTTGGATCATCTCTTAGACAAACTTTCGGACGAAGAATTTGCAGGCGTTGCTGGCGAAAACGGATTCCTCAAACGCGAAGACGAAACTTTCGACGATTACCGCAAACGCTTACGCGATAAATTCGGTTTATACTTAAATGAAACCGCAAAACAAGAAATTGAATTTTCCAAAGCGCAGAAAAAATTGGTCGATCAATTCTTGTACGAAAATCGTCCTGCTGCGGCACGTGCTCTGCGCAATATGTTCTACGGTCGCAACGTCGAATCAGGCAAAAAGAAATATCGCAAATTGGACAAAAATTATTTCGCAGAATTCGATCACAATTTCTTGCGTTATTTATCGATTCTCAAAGCGCGCGATTTGCAAGCGACAAATCCGGAATTGGCAAACGCCTCCGAAGCGCTCGCCGACGAAGAAATTTATCCGAATTTAAATCTCTCGGACATTCGCCGCTTAAACGGACTCATGGAAATTCCGCGCGAAGATACCGATTATTCTTCTGCCGAAGAATTGCGCTATTGGCCTGATTTCAAACGCACCGTGGCAATGGCTGCGTTCGCCAAATTTGCGGGCGAAATCGGCATTCACGGAAAACTGCGCGAAGTCATGAGTATGCCTCTCGGCGTAAACGAAATCCCGCTTTCGGATATGACGATTGCGTATCAAACACTTCTCACGGGAAAAATTTACAAGTGCGCAGACGGCGAATGGAATGAACCGTGCTTAGTGCAAAAAATTCTCAATCGCGATGGACGTGAAATTTTCACAAACACCATCGAAGAGAAAAAAATTCTCTCGGATACCGTGACAGAACAGATGGCTGTTATGTTGCATTCCGTTTTCCAATACGGCACTGCCCGCAGCCAATACGACAAAATTAAAATGCAAGCCGACTCCGGAAAAACTTCGCTCATCTTCCCCGCATTCGGAAAAACAGGAACGACGAACGATTATAAAAACGTCGCCTTCCTCGGTGCCATTCCCACATTCGTTCCGACGAAAAACGGCTTCGGATTGGACTCGGTCATCGCCATCGGAAGTTACGTCGGTTTCGACGATAATCGCCCGCTGAAATCGGGCAGAACACGCATCGCGGGCTCTTCGGGTGGTCTTCCGCAATGGGCGGATTTTGCAAAAGCGGTCATCGCAACTCGAAAAGAAAATTTGCGCGTCGATTTCCTCGACATTTCCATGCTCGCCAAAGGAAAAATTCCGCTGCGCTTAGAAACGGAACGCGGAGAAATTCAAGTGAATCCGATGACAGGGCTTCCGGTTTATGCAGCATCCGAAACGGTTCGAAATATTCCGCTGTTAGATGTGCCGGGTTACACATCTCCCGCGCAAATGGAAACGGCAGCGGCAAGTGCAGCAAACACTGGAATCGTCACGTCGCTTTCGATGCCCGCCTTTGCTCCGGATTCGTCGGCATTTGCACCCATTCTTCCTTCGAAAAAAATCGAAGACGATTTTGAACTTCCCGCAGACTTTACGGGCGACAACGCATTCGTTCCGATTGAACCGGGCGAAGGATTATAA
- a CDS encoding FISUMP domain-containing protein: MKHFQLGFQAAIALGMLAFTACDDSSSSPDNSNGSNIFGFDVIETLNDAKPCSFENTGDSIFVKTENRIYVCADEIWAAPNGVSSSSLILPEISSSSDNPFIEISSSEWNISSSQSESSSSANLSSADISSSSENAPSSSAQIVSSSSEKSSSSDAEKLSSSSQESSSSIVKVSSSSEKFSSSSINIEQSSSSTDGWSWDVPKESRLNPNISYGTMIDKRDNKVYKTIKIGTQMWMAENLNYADSIQTTSLKGKSWCFYNDSAKCDVTGRLYTWAAAIDSVALANDANNPQTCGDRVECTLPKTVRGICPEGWHLPSKNEWEDLFVAVGGEDKASKALKSRSGWSNYFEKSGNGTDDYGFSAIPAGVIAVVDSTMSVLLAFGLVMKKRIGAPTACTWKTAIYARDLMMMTTRTMQFLSVA; the protein is encoded by the coding sequence ATGAAACATTTTCAATTAGGATTTCAAGCAGCGATTGCACTGGGAATGTTGGCGTTTACCGCATGCGACGATTCGAGCAGCAGCCCGGATAATTCAAATGGTTCGAATATTTTTGGTTTTGACGTCATCGAAACTTTGAACGATGCAAAACCGTGTTCTTTTGAAAATACGGGCGACTCTATTTTTGTAAAAACAGAAAATCGCATTTACGTTTGCGCAGACGAAATTTGGGCAGCGCCAAACGGAGTTAGTTCATCGTCCTTAATTCTCCCCGAAATTTCATCGTCTTCGGATAATCCGTTTATAGAAATTTCCTCGTCAGAATGGAACATAAGCTCGAGCCAAAGTGAAAGTTCGTCAAGCGCAAATCTTTCGAGCGCAGACATTTCCAGTTCTAGCGAAAACGCGCCAAGTTCCAGCGCACAAATCGTCAGCTCTTCAAGTGAAAAAAGTTCAAGCAGCGATGCCGAAAAATTGAGTTCGTCAAGTCAAGAAAGTTCAAGCAGCATTGTAAAAGTATCATCATCGAGTGAAAAATTTTCTAGCTCTAGCATCAATATAGAACAGAGTTCTAGTTCAACAGATGGCTGGAGTTGGGATGTTCCAAAGGAATCTCGCTTAAACCCGAATATTTCCTATGGCACGATGATAGACAAGCGTGATAATAAAGTATACAAGACAATAAAAATTGGGACTCAAATGTGGATGGCGGAAAATTTGAATTACGCCGACAGCATACAAACAACAAGTCTAAAAGGAAAATCTTGGTGCTTTTATAATGACTCTGCAAAATGCGATGTAACAGGACGCCTTTACACTTGGGCGGCAGCGATTGACTCTGTAGCCTTGGCAAATGATGCAAATAATCCACAGACATGTGGGGATCGTGTAGAATGTACTCTCCCTAAAACGGTGCGGGGTATTTGCCCAGAAGGTTGGCATTTGCCATCCAAAAATGAATGGGAAGATTTGTTTGTCGCTGTGGGTGGAGAAGATAAAGCTAGCAAAGCACTCAAGTCAAGGAGCGGTTGGAGCAACTATTTTGAGAAGAGTGGTAATGGAACGGACGATTATGGTTTTTCTGCGATCCCCGCCGGAGTTATAGCGGTGGTAGATTCTACAATGTCAGTTTTACTAGCTTTTGGTCTAGTAATGAAAAAGAGGATTGGAGCGCCTACTGCATGTACTTGGAAAACAGCGATATACGCACGAGATTTGATGATGATGACGACAAGGACAATGCAATTTCTATCCGTTGCTTAA
- a CDS encoding sulfite exporter TauE/SafE family protein, which produces MIFGYEWYQYIAFFGVGLLASAINSIAGGGSTISLPVMIFLGLPPTIANGTNRIGLFVGNSTSAVNLFKHGLLNRKIYFRLFWPTLIGSLLGILFLVKIDDRLFQGILSLAILLVVIMSNLKRDIFGKPPETPPEKMSVLAFLGFFLVAIYGCIVQVGVGFLQIFALSRYTGLDLLHVNALKNALTSTFLFVSTIGLIIIGKVEWGLALCTAAGACLGGLCGSRLQRKKGNKFIKRFISCASLVMAAILIKDLIAQMF; this is translated from the coding sequence ATGATTTTCGGCTATGAATGGTATCAATACATCGCCTTCTTCGGCGTCGGATTACTCGCGAGCGCAATCAACAGCATCGCTGGCGGCGGCAGCACCATCAGCCTTCCGGTCATGATATTTCTCGGGCTTCCGCCAACGATAGCGAACGGCACAAATCGCATCGGCTTATTCGTCGGCAATTCCACCTCCGCCGTGAATTTATTCAAACACGGACTTTTAAACCGCAAAATTTATTTCCGCTTATTTTGGCCAACTCTCATCGGCTCACTTCTCGGCATTTTATTCCTCGTCAAAATTGACGACCGTTTATTTCAAGGCATTCTTTCTCTCGCCATATTACTCGTCGTCATCATGAGCAATCTCAAACGCGACATCTTCGGAAAGCCACCCGAAACGCCACCCGAAAAAATGAGCGTCCTCGCCTTTCTCGGATTTTTCCTCGTAGCCATTTACGGCTGCATCGTTCAAGTCGGCGTCGGCTTCTTACAAATTTTTGCGCTCTCGCGTTACACGGGTCTCGACCTTTTGCACGTCAACGCACTCAAAAATGCGCTCACATCCACCTTCCTTTTCGTAAGCACAATCGGCCTCATCATCATCGGCAAAGTCGAATGGGGACTCGCCTTGTGCACCGCAGCGGGCGCTTGTCTCGGCGGCCTTTGCGGCAGTCGCCTTCAACGCAAAAAAGGCAACAAATTCATCAAACGCTTCATCTCGTGCGCAAGCCTCGTCATGGCTGCGATTTTAATCAAAGACTTAATCGCTCAAATGTTTTAA
- a CDS encoding ammonium transporter: protein MHKYLFGWLFVLFMALTATSAFAEDSTAVTPAVTEQVAAAPAPASEAALTADKIVAITADDGATTSQAEENDLFHKSLTAIWLLVCGMLVFFMQPGFAMVEAGLCRAKNVNNILMKNALDICIGAIMFFFVGWGLMYGKMGLEAGKFIGFSDFMISSSGDFLNWFFQVVFCATAATIVSGAMAERTKFTAYLAYSLVISAVIYPISGHWIWGGGWLSELGFHDFAGSTVVHSVGGWAAMMGAIILGPRIGKYVKGEDGKIHVRAIQGHNMPLVCLGVFILWFAWFGFNCGSTLDGTAHESMSLVAMTTILATAASTIVAMATSWVIGKKPDVSMTLNGTLAGLVAITAPCDVVSPGAAIVIGCVAGVLVVLSVMFFEQVLHIDDPVGAISVHAINGAWGTIAVGIFGNLETLGNVNSRLGQIGVQSLGVLAVFLWVTITSGIMFLIIKKTMGLRVTEKEELRGLDIGEHGSEAYNGFQIFTNM, encoded by the coding sequence ATGCATAAGTACTTATTCGGATGGCTATTCGTGCTATTTATGGCACTGACTGCCACATCCGCGTTTGCAGAAGATTCTACCGCTGTAACGCCGGCGGTAACAGAACAGGTCGCAGCAGCTCCGGCTCCTGCTTCCGAAGCGGCTCTCACCGCTGACAAAATCGTAGCGATTACCGCTGACGATGGCGCAACGACCTCACAGGCCGAAGAAAATGACCTCTTCCACAAAAGTTTAACCGCGATTTGGTTGCTTGTGTGCGGCATGCTCGTGTTCTTTATGCAACCGGGTTTTGCCATGGTCGAAGCAGGTCTTTGCCGCGCAAAGAACGTGAACAACATCTTGATGAAGAATGCATTGGACATCTGCATTGGAGCCATTATGTTCTTCTTCGTCGGCTGGGGTCTCATGTATGGAAAGATGGGACTCGAAGCGGGCAAGTTCATCGGCTTTAGCGACTTTATGATCAGCAGCTCGGGAGACTTTTTGAACTGGTTCTTCCAAGTCGTCTTCTGTGCAACGGCTGCGACGATTGTATCGGGTGCTATGGCGGAACGTACAAAGTTCACCGCTTACCTCGCATACTCTCTCGTGATTTCCGCTGTCATTTACCCGATTTCTGGTCACTGGATTTGGGGCGGCGGCTGGCTCTCGGAACTTGGCTTCCATGACTTTGCTGGTTCTACCGTTGTGCACTCTGTCGGCGGTTGGGCTGCAATGATGGGCGCAATCATTCTTGGACCGCGTATCGGTAAGTATGTGAAGGGCGAAGACGGTAAGATTCACGTTCGCGCTATTCAAGGTCACAATATGCCGCTCGTTTGCCTCGGTGTGTTCATCTTGTGGTTCGCATGGTTTGGATTTAACTGCGGTTCTACCTTGGACGGCACTGCTCACGAATCGATGTCTTTGGTTGCGATGACGACAATTTTGGCAACTGCAGCTTCGACGATTGTTGCGATGGCGACTTCTTGGGTAATCGGTAAGAAGCCTGATGTTTCCATGACTCTCAACGGAACTTTGGCAGGCCTTGTAGCGATTACGGCTCCTTGCGACGTCGTTTCTCCGGGTGCTGCAATCGTTATCGGTTGCGTCGCAGGCGTCCTCGTCGTTCTCTCGGTGATGTTCTTTGAACAAGTTCTCCATATCGATGATCCGGTCGGTGCAATTTCTGTCCACGCTATTAACGGTGCATGGGGCACAATCGCAGTCGGTATCTTCGGCAACTTGGAAACTCTCGGCAACGTAAATTCTCGCTTGGGACAAATCGGCGTCCAATCTCTCGGCGTTCTCGCTGTATTCCTCTGGGTGACGATTACAAGCGGCATTATGTTCCTCATCATCAAGAAGACAATGGGTCTCCGCGTGACCGAGAAGGAAGAACTCCGCGGTCTCGATATCGGCGAACACGGTTCTGAAGCCTATAACGGATTCCAAATCTTCACAAATATGTAG
- a CDS encoding segregation/condensation protein A has product MHEVPESYEVHIGAFDGPMDLLLYLVQQSEVSPADISIAEITDQYLEWMKDITRADLSQAGDFLLMASRLMAMKVRELLPKDQRTAEDETEIDVAREELIKQMLEYQRYKYVAKELQQMESGNFGVCYRGRMEKTESEDDTLADANIWQLFRAYQKMLKSRNSENVHHIELDDVTIEDRQQFIANTLRREGRVLFEDLLGRDPMPIVTVVTFMALMEMIKTDDVVFRQSELFGAIWLYRKKDNAEFAEEMANETRIYEPEHEYKTGILEKLRERELVRNNNQKATLDQVMRTASLLASRGKAINDDDIAAMLNGEMDLAAVEASLNPPENSEGANPQTETAAAENPNGENEAQNIQTESPAENLPTSAESAAPNEESQTQNVAPENAESISAENEDADDEAEALEESAKQVEEAEIAASLAPNEEPPQLETESDESEESVESENPENGNGENINGENGQTEKEKAENSDDD; this is encoded by the coding sequence ATGCACGAAGTTCCGGAATCCTACGAAGTTCATATCGGCGCATTTGATGGCCCGATGGATCTTTTGCTGTATTTGGTGCAGCAGAGCGAAGTGAGTCCTGCGGATATTTCTATCGCTGAAATTACAGACCAATATCTCGAATGGATGAAGGATATTACCCGCGCGGACCTTTCGCAAGCGGGGGATTTTCTCTTGATGGCGAGTCGCCTCATGGCGATGAAAGTGCGAGAACTTTTGCCGAAAGATCAGCGCACCGCCGAAGACGAAACCGAAATTGACGTCGCCCGCGAAGAGCTCATCAAGCAAATGCTCGAATATCAGCGCTACAAATATGTGGCGAAAGAACTTCAGCAAATGGAATCGGGAAATTTTGGCGTTTGCTATCGCGGACGCATGGAAAAAACCGAATCCGAAGATGATACTCTCGCCGACGCAAATATTTGGCAACTTTTCCGCGCTTACCAAAAAATGCTCAAATCGCGGAACAGCGAAAATGTGCATCACATCGAACTCGACGACGTAACGATTGAAGACCGTCAACAATTCATCGCAAACACGCTTCGCCGCGAAGGCCGCGTCCTTTTCGAAGATTTACTCGGCCGTGATCCGATGCCGATTGTCACAGTGGTGACGTTTATGGCGCTCATGGAAATGATTAAAACCGACGACGTCGTCTTTCGTCAGAGCGAACTTTTCGGAGCGATTTGGCTTTATCGTAAAAAAGACAATGCGGAATTTGCCGAAGAAATGGCGAACGAAACCCGCATTTACGAGCCCGAGCACGAATATAAAACGGGCATCTTGGAAAAATTACGCGAACGCGAATTGGTCCGCAACAATAATCAAAAGGCGACTCTCGATCAAGTCATGCGCACAGCTTCGCTTTTAGCGTCGCGCGGCAAAGCGATTAACGACGACGATATCGCAGCGATGCTCAACGGCGAAATGGATTTGGCGGCAGTCGAAGCGAGCTTAAATCCGCCCGAAAATTCTGAAGGCGCAAATCCGCAAACCGAAACGGCAGCCGCCGAAAATCCGAACGGCGAAAATGAAGCGCAAAATATTCAAACGGAATCGCCCGCGGAGAATCTTCCAACTTCCGCAGAAAGTGCTGCGCCAAACGAAGAATCGCAAACGCAAAATGTTGCGCCCGAAAATGCGGAATCCATTTCTGCAGAAAATGAAGACGCTGACGATGAAGCCGAAGCGTTAGAAGAATCGGCGAAGCAAGTGGAAGAAGCCGAAATCGCAGCGAGTCTTGCGCCGAACGAAGAACCTCCGCAATTAGAAACGGAATCGGATGAATCCGAAGAAAGCGTGGAAAGTGAAAATCCGGAAAACGGAAATGGCGAAAACATAAATGGCGAAAACGGTCAAACGGAAAAGGAAAAGGCGGAAAATTCCGACGACGATTAG
- the glmS gene encoding glutamine--fructose-6-phosphate transaminase (isomerizing): protein MCGIVGYIGNRDAVSVLLNGLKRLEYRGYDSSGVAVAHENHQLEMEKATGKIVNLEKKLLAHPLSGTVGIAHTRWATHGIPSEKNAHPQVSYDGKIMVVHNGIIENYAQIKSRLEADGVQFQSDTDTEVVAHLIAKLYRGDIKSAVLDALKKLEGTFGLAILCADEPDVLIGARRGSPLVLGLGDQGEYFLASDVSAIVDYTQKVVYLDDNDVVIAKRSGYEIVTVSSRTVNRSVEEIDFDADAASKSGFEHFMLKEIFEQPEALRNTMRGRLLLSEGSAKLAGLDSNRLELRNLNRIIITACGTSYYAGMVGEYLIEDLAGVPVEVEYASEFRYRNPIIKPGTLVFVISQSGETADTLAALREAKTKGATVLGICNAVGSTIARESDGGVYLHAGPEIGVASTKAFTSQVTVLAMIALLLGRERRVSAEQGIDFARAISNIPSQVEETLKLSDKIREIAKKYVDAKNFLYLGRHYNYPVAMEGALKLKEISYIHAEGYPAAEMKHGPIALIDEKMPVVVIAPKDSLFDKVLSNIREIKARGGRIIAITTEDCTELSEYADDVIIVPKVEKPLMPLITCVPLQLLAYHIAVLRGNDVDQPRNLAKSVTVE from the coding sequence ATGTGCGGAATTGTCGGATACATTGGAAATCGCGATGCGGTAAGCGTTCTTTTGAACGGGCTCAAACGCTTGGAATATCGCGGCTATGATTCATCGGGAGTTGCAGTGGCTCACGAAAATCATCAGCTCGAGATGGAAAAGGCGACGGGTAAAATCGTTAACCTCGAAAAGAAACTGCTTGCGCATCCGCTTTCGGGAACGGTGGGAATTGCGCATACGCGTTGGGCAACTCACGGGATTCCTTCCGAAAAAAACGCACATCCTCAAGTGAGCTATGACGGGAAAATTATGGTGGTGCATAACGGCATCATCGAAAATTACGCGCAAATCAAATCCCGCTTAGAAGCCGACGGCGTTCAATTCCAATCGGATACCGATACCGAAGTCGTCGCCCATCTCATCGCAAAACTTTACCGCGGCGATATCAAAAGCGCCGTTCTGGATGCGCTCAAAAAACTCGAAGGCACATTTGGCCTTGCGATTCTTTGCGCAGACGAACCCGATGTTTTAATCGGAGCGCGTCGCGGAAGTCCGCTCGTTTTAGGGCTCGGCGATCAAGGCGAATATTTCTTGGCGAGCGATGTTTCGGCGATTGTCGATTACACGCAAAAAGTCGTTTACTTAGACGATAACGATGTCGTTATCGCAAAGCGCAGCGGCTACGAAATCGTCACGGTTTCGAGTCGCACGGTAAACCGCAGCGTCGAAGAAATTGACTTTGACGCAGATGCTGCAAGTAAAAGCGGATTCGAACATTTTATGCTCAAAGAAATTTTTGAGCAGCCCGAAGCTCTTCGCAATACAATGCGCGGACGCTTACTCCTTTCCGAGGGCTCGGCAAAGCTCGCGGGCTTGGATTCGAATCGCTTAGAACTCCGCAATTTAAATCGCATTATCATTACCGCTTGCGGCACGAGTTATTATGCGGGCATGGTCGGCGAATATTTAATCGAAGACCTCGCCGGCGTTCCTGTCGAAGTGGAATATGCCTCGGAATTCCGTTACCGCAATCCGATTATCAAACCGGGAACTTTGGTATTTGTCATCTCGCAATCGGGAGAAACTGCAGATACATTGGCCGCTCTCCGCGAAGCCAAAACAAAAGGCGCAACTGTCCTCGGTATTTGTAACGCAGTCGGTTCGACAATTGCGCGCGAAAGCGACGGCGGCGTTTACTTGCACGCAGGCCCCGAAATCGGTGTTGCGAGTACGAAAGCGTTTACATCGCAAGTCACCGTTCTCGCAATGATTGCACTTTTACTCGGCAGAGAACGTCGCGTTTCTGCGGAACAAGGCATCGACTTTGCGCGGGCCATTTCGAATATTCCTTCTCAAGTCGAAGAAACTTTAAAGCTTTCGGATAAAATCCGCGAAATTGCGAAGAAATATGTCGATGCGAAAAATTTCCTTTATCTCGGACGCCATTACAATTATCCCGTTGCAATGGAAGGCGCATTAAAGCTCAAAGAAATCAGCTACATTCACGCCGAAGGTTATCCCGCTGCCGAAATGAAGCATGGGCCGATTGCTCTCATCGACGAAAAAATGCCCGTCGTCGTCATCGCTCCCAAAGACAGTCTTTTTGATAAAGTGCTTTCGAATATTCGCGAAATCAAAGCCCGCGGCGGACGCATTATCGCCATCACAACCGAAGACTGCACAGAACTTTCGGAATACGCAGACGATGTCATCATCGTTCCCAAAGTGGAAAAGCCTCTTATGCCTTTAATCACTTGCGTTCCGTTACAGCTCCTCGCTTATCACATCGCCGTTCTTCGCGGAAACGATGTGGATCAACCGCGGAATTTGGCAAAAAGCGTTACGGTGGAATAA